From Paenibacillus sp. V4I7, one genomic window encodes:
- a CDS encoding MFS transporter, with protein MQLKSDFNLFLRIKGAGYLLLAILIYGIGTGILAPMNAVYLKDHLGLSKGEIASIFSISLLLNMIITLSVGIVSDRIKEKKPIPMIAAVICASGLIIYMHADNYIEALTGMSIAVGPSGLIMGQLFAMARNHFKKHAESIMEIAMLWLRAGYSVGFFMGLLFGANLYLITGFQGVLWGNAAGFAGLFLLLLFYSEVKGTNENADIKAGEPFSLAMLIALLMLLCADAIRGLYLPLVFNERFGRPDLMSYLWSGQAVFELLFMTLTGYWAAKFGSKSIMVLGGVCALVTYTVYALASPLALFFTVQPVYSLSISILYGVAMGYVQRMFINHTGFGASLYLFISQAASLIGYLLPVLIQGISPTIFIIPITLVMVALVIIMNVLYKEKRILKSGSLGR; from the coding sequence ATGCAATTGAAATCAGATTTCAATTTATTTCTGCGTATTAAGGGAGCAGGATACCTACTTCTGGCTATCCTTATTTACGGGATCGGCACTGGCATACTTGCTCCTATGAATGCGGTATATTTGAAGGATCATCTAGGTTTATCTAAAGGCGAGATCGCGTCCATTTTCTCTATCTCATTATTGCTGAATATGATAATTACTTTATCCGTCGGCATTGTCAGTGACAGGATCAAGGAAAAAAAACCAATTCCGATGATTGCTGCTGTAATTTGCGCAAGTGGGCTCATTATCTACATGCATGCTGACAATTATATAGAAGCTCTGACCGGCATGTCGATTGCCGTTGGCCCATCTGGATTGATCATGGGACAACTCTTTGCTATGGCCCGCAATCATTTCAAGAAACATGCCGAATCTATTATGGAAATAGCGATGCTTTGGCTTCGTGCTGGGTATAGCGTTGGTTTTTTTATGGGCCTGTTGTTCGGTGCTAATCTGTATCTGATTACAGGATTCCAAGGAGTACTCTGGGGCAATGCAGCAGGTTTTGCTGGTCTCTTCTTACTACTGCTGTTTTATAGCGAAGTTAAAGGGACGAACGAAAACGCAGACATCAAGGCCGGAGAACCGTTCTCTTTGGCCATGTTGATCGCGCTCTTGATGCTTTTATGTGCTGACGCCATCCGTGGATTGTATTTACCCTTAGTTTTCAATGAAAGGTTCGGTAGGCCAGATCTAATGTCTTACCTGTGGAGCGGCCAGGCCGTTTTTGAACTGTTATTCATGACCTTAACAGGTTATTGGGCAGCCAAGTTCGGGAGCAAATCCATCATGGTATTAGGCGGAGTATGTGCGCTCGTCACTTATACCGTCTATGCACTAGCTTCTCCTTTAGCGCTGTTTTTTACGGTTCAGCCTGTCTATTCATTGTCCATCTCTATTTTATATGGAGTAGCAATGGGTTACGTTCAGCGCATGTTTATCAACCACACTGGTTTTGGGGCCAGTTTATACCTTTTTATCTCCCAAGCAGCATCGCTCATCGGCTACTTACTGCCCGTGTTGATCCAAGGTATATCGCCAACTATTTTTATCATACCGATCACATTGGTGATGGTTGCGCTAGTTATTATTATGAATGTGCTTTATAAGGAGAAGAGAATATTGAAATCAGGATCTTTAGGAAGATAG
- a CDS encoding benzoate/H(+) symporter BenE family transporter, translating into MSALNTQNLSTGVMSALMACTGGAIMIINSAETAGFSRSQLISWLFCVYCLGGILNLVLTWTYKIPFAGAHSITAVAFLSTVVDQFTLNDLAAGFIMAGGLIAVFGFTGLFSKALDFIPKPFIDAMLAGLVLQYVVNIIPALKDSPLIVGLAILGFFIAPKISKSIPPLLGVILFGVLGLFIGYDFPGVPEAAEFALPQIIIPSLTVHSFFSIAIPIAVLILTNDIAVALAALKKNDYQPPVNQTLVLSGIGTFIAGFFGGHAVNIGGMMTALCSSKEAGPKENRIGAALVSGALVTLFGFFAWKVIVIIEMLPSAFITMLSGFALLAVLLNSMQAAFSESSYRYSTLFAFLIAISNVSFVGVSSPVWSLLVGIISAQIFGEGKFNKRTVRGEQT; encoded by the coding sequence ATGTCAGCTCTGAATACACAAAACCTATCGACCGGCGTTATGTCTGCGTTGATGGCCTGCACAGGTGGCGCCATCATGATCATAAATAGTGCAGAAACAGCGGGGTTTAGCCGCTCGCAGCTGATTTCCTGGTTGTTCTGTGTCTACTGCTTAGGCGGTATTCTAAATTTGGTATTGACGTGGACATACAAGATCCCTTTTGCCGGGGCACACTCGATCACGGCTGTTGCTTTTCTAAGCACGGTTGTCGATCAATTTACGCTAAATGACCTGGCAGCCGGTTTCATTATGGCGGGGGGACTTATCGCTGTATTCGGCTTTACGGGATTATTCAGTAAAGCGTTGGATTTCATCCCAAAGCCTTTTATTGATGCTATGTTAGCCGGCTTGGTTCTTCAATATGTGGTGAATATCATTCCGGCGTTAAAGGATTCACCTCTTATTGTCGGATTGGCCATTTTAGGTTTTTTTATCGCACCCAAAATTTCGAAATCAATACCGCCGTTACTAGGGGTGATACTCTTCGGTGTCTTGGGGCTTTTTATCGGCTATGATTTTCCGGGAGTACCGGAGGCTGCTGAGTTTGCTTTACCTCAAATCATTATTCCTTCCCTCACCGTTCACAGTTTCTTTTCGATTGCGATTCCGATTGCCGTTCTGATTTTGACAAACGATATTGCAGTGGCTTTAGCTGCGCTGAAGAAAAACGACTATCAACCTCCAGTTAACCAGACGCTTGTGCTTTCAGGGATTGGCACGTTTATCGCCGGTTTTTTTGGAGGCCATGCCGTGAACATCGGGGGGATGATGACTGCGCTATGCAGCAGTAAGGAAGCAGGGCCAAAAGAAAATCGGATAGGTGCGGCACTAGTTTCCGGAGCATTAGTCACTTTATTCGGTTTTTTTGCATGGAAAGTCATTGTGATTATTGAAATGCTGCCATCCGCTTTTATTACGATGTTATCCGGATTTGCCCTCCTGGCTGTATTGTTAAATAGCATGCAAGCAGCGTTCTCAGAGTCGTCTTATCGATACTCGACCTTGTTTGCTTTTCTAATCGCGATTTCCAATGTCTCATTTGTTGGGGTATCCTCTCCTGTATGGTCTTTGTTAGTAGGGATTATATCAGCTCAAATTTTCGGTGAAGGAAAGTTCAATAAGAGAACAGTACGGGGAGAGCAGACTTAA